Proteins encoded within one genomic window of Chitinivibrionia bacterium:
- the pgi gene encoding glucose-6-phosphate isomerase: protein MLKNVNPSTTSEWSSLGKRALSGEGKNLKKLFADDKNRFEKFSRMFGDDLFVDFSKNLITDEIFNDLISLAGTCDVHGAAKAMFCGEKINITENRAVLHTALRNRGQNAVFTDGKDVMPDVRKVLAQMKAFCGEIHSKKWLGYTGKPIDTIVNIGIGGSDLGPVMVSEALKPYWVDGINSYFVSNVDGTHIVETLKKCNAETTLFLIASKTFTTQETMTNANTARDWFLKNSKDEAQIAKHFAALSTNEKAVSAFGIDTKNMFEFWDWVGGRYSLWSAIGLSIALTIGYENFEKLLEGAYETDQHFLSADLKDNIPVILAMIGIWYNNFLNAQSEAILPYDQYLHRFAAYFQQGNMESNGKKCDRDGKKVDYETGPIIWGEPGTNGQHAFYQLIHQGTKLIPSDFIAPAISQNPTGDHHVKLLSNFFAQTEAMAFGKTKEQVIEEFEKAGKTPAEYEKLVPFKVFDGDIPTNSILLKKITPKTLGKLIAIYEHKIFVQGIVFNIFSFDQWGVELGKQLANKILPELNGSEKINTHDGSTNGLINLWKTWK from the coding sequence ATTTGTCGATTTTTCGAAAAATCTTATTACAGACGAAATCTTTAATGACCTTATTTCGCTTGCCGGAACGTGCGATGTTCACGGGGCGGCAAAAGCAATGTTTTGCGGCGAAAAAATCAACATTACCGAAAATCGCGCGGTTTTGCACACAGCCCTGCGAAACAGAGGGCAAAACGCAGTGTTTACCGACGGAAAAGACGTAATGCCCGATGTGAGAAAAGTTCTCGCGCAAATGAAAGCGTTTTGCGGCGAAATACACAGCAAAAAATGGCTCGGCTACACAGGAAAACCGATTGACACTATTGTAAATATCGGTATCGGCGGCAGTGATTTGGGTCCCGTAATGGTTAGCGAAGCGCTGAAACCGTATTGGGTGGATGGGATAAACTCGTATTTTGTGTCGAACGTGGACGGAACGCACATCGTAGAAACGCTGAAAAAGTGCAATGCCGAAACAACACTCTTTTTGATTGCTTCCAAAACATTTACAACCCAAGAAACAATGACAAACGCCAACACCGCGCGCGACTGGTTTTTGAAAAATTCAAAAGACGAAGCTCAGATAGCAAAACATTTTGCCGCGCTCTCCACTAACGAAAAAGCGGTTTCAGCTTTCGGAATAGACACAAAAAATATGTTTGAATTTTGGGATTGGGTGGGAGGACGCTACTCGCTTTGGTCTGCAATAGGACTTTCGATAGCGCTTACAATAGGCTATGAAAACTTTGAAAAATTGCTTGAAGGAGCATACGAAACCGACCAACACTTTTTATCGGCGGACTTAAAAGACAATATCCCCGTAATTTTGGCAATGATAGGAATTTGGTACAACAATTTCCTGAACGCGCAAAGCGAAGCGATTTTGCCCTACGATCAATATTTGCACAGATTTGCGGCGTATTTTCAGCAAGGAAATATGGAAAGCAACGGCAAAAAGTGTGATAGAGACGGCAAAAAAGTCGATTACGAAACAGGTCCGATTATTTGGGGCGAGCCGGGAACAAACGGTCAGCACGCGTTTTATCAGTTAATTCACCAAGGAACAAAACTTATTCCGAGCGATTTTATAGCGCCGGCAATAAGCCAAAATCCCACAGGCGACCATCACGTAAAACTTTTGTCGAACTTTTTTGCACAAACAGAGGCAATGGCATTCGGAAAAACAAAAGAACAGGTTATCGAAGAATTTGAAAAAGCGGGCAAAACACCAGCCGAATATGAAAAATTAGTGCCTTTCAAGGTTTTCGACGGCGATATTCCGACAAATTCAATTCTGCTCAAAAAAATAACGCCGAAAACCCTCGGAAAACTGATAGCGATTTACGAGCATAAAATCTTTGTTCAGGGAATAGTTTTCAATATTTTCAGTTTTGACCAATGGGGCGTGGAACTCGGTAAACAATTGGCAAATAAAATATTGCCCGAATTAAACGGTAGCGAAAAAATTAATACACACGATGGTTCTACTAATGGGCTGATTAACTTGTGGAAAACTTGGAAATAA